Part of the Halodesulfurarchaeum formicicum genome is shown below.
CAATCGACCGCTGATCATCGGAGAACTGGAGGATGGGTACGTCATCGCCAGTGAGAGTGCCGCGATCGATACGCTCGGTGGCGAGGTAGTTCGGGACGTTCGACCCGGCGAACTGGTCGTCCTGGACGAGGACGGCTCCGGCTTCGACGCCTACCAGCTTCAGTCCCCCGAGCGGACCGCGAACTGCTTTTTCGAGTACGTTTACTTCGCCCGTCCGGACTCGGTCATCGACGGGGAACTGGTCTATGAGGTCCGCCGGGAACTGGGGCGGAAACTCTACGAGGAAGCGGGGGTCGAGACCGACGTGGTGATGCCGGTTCCGGACTCGGGGCGAGCCTTCGCCTCGGGGTATGCGGAGGCGGCTCCGGACGTGGAGTTCGCCGAGGGGCTGATGAAAAACCGGTACGTGGGTCGAACCTTCATCATGCCGACCCAGGAGGCCCGCGAGCGCGCGGTCCGGCTCAAACTGAACCCGATCCGGAGCACGGTCGAGGACCGCTCGGTGACGCTCATCGACGACAGTATCGTCCGCGGGACTACCTCCCGGCAGCTGGTCGATCTGCTCCGTGAGGCGGGGGCGGAGTCGGTCCACGTCCGCATCGGTGCGCCGCCGATCACCGCGCCCTGTTACATGGGCATCGACATGGCCGATCGCGACGAGTTGATCGCCGCGGAGGGCGATGTGGGGGCCGTCGAGGAGCAGATCGGCGCGGACAGCCTGGCGTACATCTCTCCCTCGGCCGTCGCAGACTCGATCGGGACCGCACGGTCGGATCTCTGTATGGGCTGTGTCACTGGCGAATACCCCTACGACATCAAGGGGGAGGCCACCGACAGGGACGTGGCCGCGCCCGTTCTGGACGAGTGAGCCGGCTGGGGATTTCGGGCGAGCGAACGACCGAATAGAAGGGCTTTTACTTGGCGGGTGGCAATCCTCGGCTGCGTTCCGATCGCGTGGGTAGCCAAGCTAGGTCAAAGGCGCAGCGTTGAGGGCGCTGTCCCGTAGGGGTTCGCCGGTTCGAATCCGGTCCCACGCATTTTCAGCGACTCTCACCTCGCAGCGACCAGCTTGCTGTGTCGCTGCGATGAGATCGCGGGCGGAAATGCGGTCGCCGGATTCGAGCCCTGGAAACCGAGCGAAGCGAGGTTTCCTTTGGTTCGAATCCGGTCCCATCCCCCACTTTTTCCGAGCGGCTGGGACAGCCGCTCGCAAAACTTGGGGAAAAGACCGCTAACGGCTGTTTTAGATTAGATTACAGCGTCGTGAGTACTCCAAGGTGGATTTTAGTGCTCGCTCCAGCAAGCAACACTCATGACCGACCGTCAACGAGCGCACGTCTTCGTGTCCGGACGAGTACAGGGAGTCTTCTTCCGAGCTACCACTCGCGACCAGGCCCAGGAGCGAGACGTTGACGGCTGGGTGAAGAACCTCCCGGACGGCCGCGTTGAAGCCGTCTTCGAGGGG
Proteins encoded:
- the purF gene encoding amidophosphoribosyltransferase yields the protein MSTGEVPARDSTGPTEKCGVVGVSHETEGAALPTYYALYALQHRGQESAGIVTHDGFQQHEHIGMGLVGEAFDQGDIDTLHGQSGIGHVRYPTAGSVDESNAQPFTVSFEAGSLALSHNGNLVNTEALRSKLTEQGHAFSSDGDTEVIAHDLARNLLESDLVRAVKRTMERLHGSYALTVMHDDTVMGIRDPEGNRPLIIGELEDGYVIASESAAIDTLGGEVVRDVRPGELVVLDEDGSGFDAYQLQSPERTANCFFEYVYFARPDSVIDGELVYEVRRELGRKLYEEAGVETDVVMPVPDSGRAFASGYAEAAPDVEFAEGLMKNRYVGRTFIMPTQEARERAVRLKLNPIRSTVEDRSVTLIDDSIVRGTTSRQLVDLLREAGAESVHVRIGAPPITAPCYMGIDMADRDELIAAEGDVGAVEEQIGADSLAYISPSAVADSIGTARSDLCMGCVTGEYPYDIKGEATDRDVAAPVLDE
- a CDS encoding acylphosphatase produces the protein MTDRQRAHVFVSGRVQGVFFRATTRDQAQERDVDGWVKNLPDGRVEAVFEGPQTTVEELVEWCHEGSPAANVESVEVRWADPEGIEGFEIKR